From Solea senegalensis isolate Sse05_10M linkage group LG16, IFAPA_SoseM_1, whole genome shotgun sequence:
CTGCTCGGCTGGAACTGCAAGCGCCTCAACTCCATCTGCTCGGACATCTTCCCCCTGATTGACGAGAATTATCTGATGTTCTGGATTGGAATGACGACCGTCTTGGTCCTGTTCATCATCTACGCGTACATGTTCATCCTCTGGAAGTCCCACCACCACGCTGTCCGCATGATGAGCCGCAGCTCCCAGAGAAGCGTGATTGTCTACACCGCAGAGGGGACCAGGGTTCAGACGATAAGGGGCGAGCAGGCGCGGATGGACCTCCGCCTGGCCAAAACCCTAGTTCTGATCCTGGTGGCCCTCATCATCTGCTGGGGCCCACTCTTGGCCATCATGGTCTACGACCTTTTCGGGAAGGTGAACGACTTCATCAAGACCGTGTTTGCCTTCTGCAGCATGCTGTGTCTGCTCAACTCCACTGTGAACCCCGTGATCTACGCCATGAGGAGCAAGGACCTGCGCAGGGCCTTCCTCAACATCTGCCACGTGTGCCGGGGAGTGACGCAGCCTCTGGACAACAGCGCCGAGAGCGACTGGAACAGCAGGAGTGCGAGAGGCACGGTGGGCGGGGCGGGGAAAGACGGAGCCGGCTGCGTTAACACCCAAGTCAAAGTAGCCCAGGTTACTGTCTCTGGAGTAACCGTGACTAATAACGCAGAGGCGGTTTGAAGAGAtgcagctgctctgctctggttAACTGTGAAGTAAACATAGTGTAGAAAAAGCCCCAAGACTCCAAGTGCATTGTCCTGTGACTGTGAAACGTGCCAAAAACATGAGAAACTAATCCTAATGGCAAGGTTTTTACTGCTTTAAATCTTAAATCTGTGTTATTAATGTCACGTTGTGCTATTgctgttgtaaaaaaacaaaacagttttagGTGGACTTGATATCATTTCGTTCAGGAAATAACAGTTTAATTTGCTCCCATTCTTTTCAACCACTGAAAACAGGTGTACTTTTGAAcagtacttttgtttttattgtggcaGTAAAGTAAGGTGAGGTAGCTGTTTGTATTCATGCATTACGTAAGTAAACATTTAATTAGTGATATGAAATCTGCTACTGGTGGTTTTGTAAGACCATGATATTGTGAAGTTTGATAGTTcttcagtgttatttatttcattatttatttatttaattattgactACTTTTTCTGTACAAAAACGCTGACATATAAATAGCTTTTTCGGAACTTCAGCCAGCCGGGATATTTTGACTGTAACAAAGCTGCTTATGACATGTGCTTACaaagcttttgtgtgtgtgtgtgtgaattgacactgccatgtttttgtACGGCATCTCTTGTGCCATTGTGACCCATAAAAGTGTGTACAACCGAGGACACAAGTTCAATTATTTGTATGatactttattgttttgttgttgttgtttttttataattgtaAGCATActtgtttttcaaataaaaacatgaaaccaCTCCTTTTAGAATCTGCAGcttatttacatgtatttagtatatggaaaatgtttattatttgagGCAAAAGTATACTTCTGTAGGAGCAGGGAGTCGCCACAAGTGATATGCAGTTTAAACTTTTTTGTGCTTTAAggcctccttcttcttctgtaatGTTGTATTTGCAGTGATTCTCCTTTATATGTGCAATCTATTGTTCCTTTGTGACAATAATCGGAATAAAATGAATGGACAATTTAGCATtaattccttgttttttttgagttgtGAACACTGAAGTAATATTTCATGTGTAACACTGCCCTCCTGTGGAGGTGGCGCGTCAGCGTTTTCTCTCCGTTATTGCAGAGCCATAAAATTAGGATAGGATTAATGCGGTTGCAACTCGTCACTACTTTTATTAATTCAATCACATTAAATTTAATGCGAAATTTTCAGTATTGTCAGTATTTTCTACGCCGAAGTCCAAACTTTAAATTGTATTAACTATATTAAAGTATAGGTATGAACCCCACAATGCATCGCGGTGCGTTTCACACGTGACGTCACTAACCGGAGAAGCCGACAGCTCTGTGTCAAAAAACAAGCAGCGAAGTTGGGCTCGGCTAGCGTCGCTATCTCACGGCAGACAGTTGGCCGATCGTCGCCGCAACTTTTGCGAAGCAACTttgaaaagaaaggaagaacAAAATTGTCAAGCGCAGTAGCCACGGCCCCGACTTTTCCACCACAACGGGTAAGAAGGAGCTTTATTCACGTACGTACTTCTCCGACCGGCAGTAgccacagctaacgttagctttgttttcttttttgattgtTGGCTAGCGAgcacagctaacgttagcttgcTAGCGAATATTTCAAAAGCCCAGCTGCGCAGCATTCTTGTCATGCCCTGGTCTTAACTCTTAACTAATGACAGTGAATAGACTTGACTAACGGGGACAAGGACTTACAAACGCCGTCGTGTCATTCCTGTTTTGTTCCAGCATCTTGCACCGTCCCTTCCTTCTCcctttaacaaaataaagtcatgGCGTGCGGAGCCACCCTGAAGAGGACCATGGATTTTGATCCGCTGATGAGTCCCACTTCACCCAAAAGACGAAGATGCGTCCCCGTGTCCACATCCGCCTCATCCCCTAGGAAATATCTCCGCATGGAACCCTCGCCATTTGGGGAGTCCTCGTCCAGACTGAGCGCAGGTACAGAGGTTTTTTTCCGGCATGTTGCTCTGTCACTCAGTGCCGAGGCATTAGCAACATGTTGAGGGGTCAGTGTCGCACAGAAAGCCCTTAATTATGGGGCCACAATTAAGGAATAACAACTGCAAGGTCTCGGGGGATTTGCTATGTAAGCTCGGCAGTTTTCACAACTGGAAAATAATCATGTACAAGGAAAAATGATGTTCCTGTGTAACTCTTCctggttgtttttaataatcaggTAGGAAACCTGATGGTTTGGACACTTAACTGTCAAGTGTAGggctttaaataaatataaggctGACGatttaagaacattttaaataaaataagtttgtacttctgcctactccttttcaaTCGATTGCTAACttaatcaactattttaataatcggtttgagtgttttttaaaataattgaaacacgttttctggtttctttgctccttataacaaagaaatcattaaaactgagtcattttggtttgtggacaaaacaaagacatttgaaaaatcTTGATCAacacttttctgacattttatggacagaGCAATAACTCAATTATGAAAGTGGTTGTTAGTCGTGGCCGTAGTTAAGTGTAACGCAAAATTGTCCTGGTTTAAAACGTTGAGCAAAATCAATGGGAAACCTCGGAAGCTTAGGGACATGTATACTGCGAGGTCTATGGTGTAAAGTGCATTTTAattgttaaataattaaagtgTAAAAGTAAATTTAACTGCCTCTTGTTGAACTCCAAGCTCCAGCTTCCggtctttgtttgttgttgtaatttGTCTTGTTTCTATGTCTAACCAAAGATTTCTTTCCTAATCATGGACAATTAAGTTTAATTTAgagcaacacaaatacaaaccagGAAACAAGTATTCTTTTACAGTGAAACTCGACCCGCTTTTTTGTCTTGACCAGATgacttatttctgtttttgttttttctgtgcgtgtgtgtgttcttttgtccTTCCAGAACAAATCCTCAACAGCATCAAGCAGGAGTACAAACGCATTCAAAAGCGGAAGCATCTAGACGGAGGCTACCAACAGTCAGAATGCTGCTATTCTCCAGAATCCCCATCCCACTCATCTACTATGAATGTTTCCAGCATGCCAGGTCAGCAGAGAACATAAACCCAGTCTACAGAAGAGTTCATTAGGGAAATACTGTGACATGATCATAATTTCTACATGCGCGGTGGGTCCAATGTTATTTCTATCTCAATAGGAACGTCTTCTGGGGGCGTTTCTCCGACTAGAAAAGAACAGCCGCTGTTCACCCTCAGACAAGTCGGCATGATCTGTGAACGCCTGCTGAAAGAAAGGGAAGAGAAGGTGCGGGAGGAGTACGAGGAGACGATGACCTCGAAACTGGCAGGTTTGTATATTTGTTTGCAAAGATACAAAGAAACACAGCGAACACACAGTTTAACTTCTACGGTgttgacaaataataataataataatgataggaAATTGTCGTCTTGACTTCCACACAAAGATCAAATTACAAATGTAGGTAAACCAAACTGACTTATTTTCTTCATGGAAGTATTAAATATCTTTGAAAATTCCCCGATACATTTGATTACACAAAGGATTATCAGCTCTGATATGCAGTGATCTTATTTGATAGCAACTCCATCATTTCTATATGCTTAAAAGAGAAATTGCCTGTTGTAATTAGGTTCATATCGGTATTTAGTTATTTCCAGTGGTGTTTTCAAGAGGAAAAATCATTGTGTTTTGACGTAATAGTAACTGTGATTTCCTTTTACGTTTCAGAACAATATGACACCTTTGTGAAGTTCACACACGATCAGTTAATGCGACGATTTGGGGAGCAGCCTGCCAGCTGTGAGTTTCTTTTAATTCTTCATGCCGTTAGTGTTTGAACGCTGcccttttttctccttttttttttttttaatttgaagtaACAAAGTcgtgtgtttttgcttcttctCTTTGCCGCAGACGTTTCCTGAGTGTGACACGCGGGACATCTCTGCAAGACGGCCTTTCTCTTGCTGCAAGCGATCATGTGATATTTCGGAGAAAGGACACAAAGCTCTCGTCATCGTAAAAGATTCAGTTTAGCTAGTTTAAATGAAACTTTTCTTACTGTGCCATATTTCTGTCTTTGGGCAAAGGTTTATATGAAGCTGTTGTCAGTTGCTACCACTCTGCCGTACGCAACTCGGTCCCAATGTAAAGTAACGGACCCTATCACTACCAGTGGCCTATGTTCCTCCTGCTGTACACATCTACAGTTATCTCACTTTTGTAATGATTCCCAGCATTCCAGGCTTTTGTCACTCGTTTCTCTTTGTTACTTGTAAATACATTTACCCAGCGTAGAGTTTTCAAACAGGGTTTGCTGGTCAATCTGAAAGGAGGTGGACGGAACAGTTGAAACAGAGAGAGTGTTTGCagtttgtcctctgtctgttgcttttttttttctttttttttttttaaattgagcaTAACGTGGGCTGATTGTTTCCCCTTCTTTCTCCCTaccagtgttttatttatttagacttttttgttttgctggtaTCATTTTTGAAACCAATGTACTTAttggaaaaacaataaatctttAAAGAGTTCAGAATTGCTTTGGTGCATGACGGTTATTTGGGGTCACCTGTGCTTGAGTGAAGCCATATTTTGGTTTCTCTAAAGTGGGGGTAGCTCACAAGCTTTCTGATTACAATGACGGTCGTCCCAATCATAGATTATGGTGATGTAATTTACAGATCTGCTCCTAAAACCCTCTATAAACTGGATATCACTTACCACGCCACCTTTCGCTTCGTTTCTGGGATTCCCTTTAACAGTCACCACTGCAGATTATATTCCCAGGTCAACTGGCACCCTCTCTTCATTCTCGCCGACAAACACATTGGTTTCTGTTAATTAATAAAACTTTAATTGGTAAAACTCAATCTTATCTTCACTTGTCAGTTTTCTGCTGCATATGACTCGTGAATCTTCGGCAACAGACCGTTCCGCTTTCTTCTTTCAAAAATGTAGTGAGGGCAACAATTTGTGACTGTTGCACCTGCTTTAACCATTTTTATTCAACATGCGACTGTTATGCatcgtttttgttgttttcggGCTGTTCATGTGCTCGCTCGTTGTGCTGACTCTTGCCCAGGTCTTCATCGTAAATGAGAATTGGTTCTCAActgaggtaaaataaataaaagaaatgtagttttgttttcagtaaacCAACTATATTGCCAAGTCCCTCTTCATGTTTGCAAGATACAACATTTTCACCCttcttttttagaaaaaaaaccacatatagaaatagaaatgtgCGTCGCATACTGTCAAATACTTTATTAGACAATTAAAGATCCAAAGTGCCCCTTCTGTCTCTGAGCGCACCTGTCAGCAGCCGCCCCAGGTGAGCCGAGCCACGTGGTCCGTTTTCTGCTTGGTCGACTTGATGAAGCCCAGGAACTCGAGCTCAGACACGGCTCGAATGAAACGAGCGCTAAAGAGACAAAGCTGAGGAACCAAGAACGTCTCAAACGTGGACAAAAATATCCAAACTGCACTGGGTTTTTTTATGTCCCAACAACAAATTTACCTCGTCCAGGTTTtcgtttttatttcattttgacttattgtttttaattagtttcTAGAGCGGgttctgcttgtttttattaGCTGCGATTacttttagtgttagttttttgtaatatggcgTAAACAAGATGTAAAAAGGCCTAAAtaagtagtgtgtgtgtgtgtcataaaaaccccaACAAAAGACGGCATTTTAGGCTAAACAAGGAGTCTCCAATAATCATAGATTGGATAGAAACAGTACAGGACATTTATACAACGGAACGATTGACCTTTTCCCTGAGACATGCGGCTAAGTAGCGTGAATATTTCTGGGAAAACTGGAGATACAACCTTCTGTGAATCTCAAAATGTTTTGCCTGACCTGAGGTGACCCTGTctgttgttcatttgtttgtctgttttgctaTTTACTATCTTttcatgttgtaaaaaaaaataaataaatgataaaaaaggatgccataataataataataataataataataataaatacatcacattgtttgtgagccaggagtctcaggAGCAATAAACCGAGAGGTATGACGTTTTTTCAGTTTTCGTTAACTACAATAACATTAATCAAGGTTTCTATTATTTTCAGAGCGACCTCGTTACCAGGTTCCATTATGATTGTGGAAGGATACTGTTTGACTTCGTCCACTTTCCCAAACTCATCAGACTCTTGATCTTTGCCCTCAGCGGCAGAAACCACGGTGGCGTAggcctgaaaaacaacacacacacaaacacgtcctCATTTTTGATCAATAATATGACACGCGCTGATTTTCAGGATCAATTCCACAGGAAAAGGTAAAGTTGAAAggttacaaacacaaacatcacaatcCTCCCTGAGAGAagttagctgtgtgtgtgtgtgtgtgtgtgaactcaccTCCAGCCAGTCATAGAGGTTGATCAGCCTGCCGCACTCCAGGTGGAGCTTGTACGCGATGCAGATGTCAGGAGCGGCGTTCGAGACGGACCCGTCCTCCGTCTTCAGGTTGTCATTCTGAGAGAGACAACAATGCATCTCACgcacttttataaaaaaacaaaaaacacacacacttgatgaGGTGCGACATACCTGAATATAATAGTAGGGACTGCTGAGAGCGGATTGAATGGAGGTACGAGGCGTAGCGTTGAGGTGGCGCCTCACGGTGGCAGACGAGCTGAAGTAGCAGACTTCGTTCAGTGTCTGAGACTCCGGGGGAGACAAGTGGCTCctggttgagagagagagaagtttttgttattgtttattgcACAAAACTCCATCACAGTTTCAGCGGAGCAGAAAGGCGATTAGTTTCACCTCACTAATCCGTCGATAAACTCCAGCGCCTCGTTTCGCAGGACCTCAAACGGACTCCGTTTCTTGGATCTCAGCGACTCGTTCATCTCCAGCAGCGTCTGAGAGACATGAGAAGTGcaatttatatacatatatatacagatatatataaacacagtgTTATAAAACATCagtgagagaaaacacactgGTGAGAGTTACCTTCTGCAACTGGAAGAGATCGGTTTTCTTTTGAAGGTTCTTCACTGGAGAGGTGATGCTCTCCACAACCGTGGGGACAGTttctacagctgctgctgctgctgcgaagAACAGAACAAGACAATTGAAGATAATCAACTACAATTATCTAGTTATACATACAGTCATTCCTAATTTGTCCCCTGGGGTCGTATTTTTATTAGCTCCCCCTTTAGTTTCAGGAATACTACACGTGTAATACTACTTGCACAGCTATGTTCCTAGATAGACAGATACGTCGATTAATGCCCGACTACTTACTATCCAGCTGCTTAAATTTGGCGAGGAGCTCCTCCAGCTGGACAAAAGCGGCATTCATCTTCTTTGACTTGACCGTCTGCAGATTCTCTGCACACCTCTGGAGCAGAGCGATCAGCTCATCTTTCGCCAGCATCCTGGAAGCACGAACACCGAGAACAAGGGAGGATGTTAACTGAATCTCGGTCCGGTCTGGGCATCAAACTCTAATGTTTTACCATTATCATGCAATGACCACAAAACccattttttgttgtgttttctgctggATTATCACACATACATGAATCACTGAGGCTTACTTCAGAAGCTTCATGGCTGACTGGTAATCCTCATTCTCCCAGACGTTCTTCTCGAGGCAAATTAAATGGAGCTCCCTGATCTGCAGCACAAATATGACTTCAGTGTCACATAAGCACGTGATTCAACACCTTGTTTTGGTTatttctgacataaaaaaaaaaggcgagTTCTTGCCTGTTTTCCAAGAGGATACCGCGGTAACGTCGAGGTCAGGGTGTGGAGACACCTCAGGACGGGGTAATAGTTCTTGTGGTATTTGTGAAGGTCCTTCATCAGCTTCTGACACACctcctaaaaaacaaaacaagtcagcTCAGGTGTCCATCTGGTGCCTCTGGTgcagagataaaaacaaatatgtaccTTTAAATGACCGTCATCCTGCAGCAGGTTGACCTGCTCCTGCTGTTCCTGTTTCTCAACATACCtgggaaaaaacatttgaaatggtaaaaaaacccacaaactaTGACACACACTAACCCACTGCGTGGGTAAAAgtgcatatttaaaatgttttgatgcTAATTAAGAAGGTGTGTGATGATTCTGACAAGTTGTGAAGAAGTCATTGCACATTTTTtaggttaaaaaacaaaaaacctgatTGTGTTTGGTACCTCTTGAATGACGGCAGCTTTCTGACTCTCTCCACGTTTGCGTGACTGAGCTGCATCAAGTTGAGCCGCGCCTCCTTCTTCttacaacacaaaacactgagCGGCTGCGAGTGAAAATGCTCCAGCAGAGCCAACTGCACACGgtcagagcagacacacacacacacacacacacacacgtgtgagacACATCCTCGGACAAGTCGACAACTACAGGATTTAGTCCCGACTTTTGAGTTAGCTTTGATTCGTTTTGAGAGTGGGTTTGCTTCGTTCATTTTGTCGTCGTAAATGCTTAGAGTATTTGCTTTggtgcaagatgcaaaaaggtcatagtaagtattgtgtgtcacacaaacacaacaaaagatgacattttaaaaatgtacgtAGACAAACGAACAAGAAGTTAGActgaaaatgtgcatcatagtgCTGgggttggatgcagttagtgtgaaaAGTAACAGGCACAGTAACAGACt
This genomic window contains:
- the LOC122783019 gene encoding akirin-2-like gives rise to the protein MACGATLKRTMDFDPLMSPTSPKRRRCVPVSTSASSPRKYLRMEPSPFGESSSRLSAEQILNSIKQEYKRIQKRKHLDGGYQQSECCYSPESPSHSSTMNVSSMPGTSSGGVSPTRKEQPLFTLRQVGMICERLLKEREEKVREEYEETMTSKLAEQYDTFVKFTHDQLMRRFGEQPASYVS
- the orc3 gene encoding origin recognition complex subunit 3 isoform X2, yielding MSTSSVSKGCFVFKPTAKKKRSLTLEDYFTDGCEDAENSDVRFQLCQHLWDRIKTDTEILQDELNRNVLDSLLDLTRKCSSTRQHGDWASKMRASEIPTAALVLGVNVPDHDMTFQSLSELLQQSVTPYVASVQAKECGTLKHLMKRVLERLTGAVVVVDDEEEEEEAEQLHKSAHCSLGTLCDWYDAKTKKSSTGTPGKKRTSPAKDEQQQPPVVIIFKDLEAFNPRVLQNFILICSLYVQRLPLMFIFGIATSPSTVQHMLPHSVSSLLCIQLFQSLSCTQHLATVIDKLILTHNFPFKLSGRVMQVLISIFLYHDFSVRNFIKGIQLALLEHFHSQPLSVLCCKKKEARLNLMQLSHANVERVRKLPSFKRYVEKQEQQEQVNLLQDDGHLKEVCQKLMKDLHKYHKNYYPVLRCLHTLTSTLPRYPLGKQIRELHLICLEKNVWENEDYQSAMKLLKMLAKDELIALLQRCAENLQTVKSKKMNAAFVQLEELLAKFKQLDTAAAVETVPTVVESITSPVKNLQKKTDLFQLQKTLLEMNESLRSKKRSPFEVLRNEALEFIDGLVRSHLSPPESQTLNEVCYFSSSATVRRHLNATPRTSIQSALSSPYYYIQNDNLKTEDGSVSNAAPDICIAYKLHLECGRLINLYDWLEAYATVVSAAEGKDQESDEFGKVDEVKHARFIRAVSELEFLGFIKSTKQKTDHVARLTWGGC
- the orc3 gene encoding origin recognition complex subunit 3 isoform X1, which produces MSTSSVSKGCFVFKPTAKKKRSLTLEDYFTDGCEDAENSDVRFQLCQHLWDRIKTDTEILQDELNRNVLDSLLDLTRKCSSTRQHGDWASKMRASEIPTAALVLGVNVPDHDMTFQSLSELLQQSVTPYVASVQAKECGTLKHLMKRVLERLTGAVVVVDDEEEEEEAEQLHKSAHCSLGTLCDWYDAKTKKSSTGTPGKKRTSPAKDEQQQPPVVIIFKDLEAFNPRVLQNFILICSLYVQRLPLMFIFGIATSPSTVQHMLPHSVSSLLCIQLFQSLSCTQHLATVIDKLILTHNFPFKLSGRVMQVLISIFLYHDFSVRNFIKGIQLALLEHFHSQPLSVLCCKKKEARLNLMQLSHANVERVRKLPSFKRYVEKQEQQEQVNLLQDDGHLKEVCQKLMKDLHKYHKNYYPVLRCLHTLTSTLPRYPLGKQIRELHLICLEKNVWENEDYQSAMKLLKMLAKDELIALLQRCAENLQTVKSKKMNAAFVQLEELLAKFKQLDTAAAAVETVPTVVESITSPVKNLQKKTDLFQLQKTLLEMNESLRSKKRSPFEVLRNEALEFIDGLVRSHLSPPESQTLNEVCYFSSSATVRRHLNATPRTSIQSALSSPYYYIQNDNLKTEDGSVSNAAPDICIAYKLHLECGRLINLYDWLEAYATVVSAAEGKDQESDEFGKVDEVKHARFIRAVSELEFLGFIKSTKQKTDHVARLTWGGC